Proteins encoded together in one Nanoarchaeota archaeon window:
- a CDS encoding CPBP family intramembrane metalloprotease, giving the protein MSRITFSKLNSFIDNSFIDNKHGRLFCPILIGFSLYLINYHLLKLIFYLYPATIALTVGKGSWWLSQSPLVKILYVGIFAPFFEEVIFRRGLLNWFILNERFRLGLFISSTLFGFWHILFGWGILKAIDMMLIGIVFGLVYKKYQFKGSLLSHYSNNFLSLTFMLILV; this is encoded by the coding sequence ATGTCCCGTATAACTTTCTCAAAATTAAACAGTTTTATAGATAATAGTTTTATAGATAATAAACATGGTAGATTATTCTGCCCGATTTTGATTGGTTTTTCTCTTTATTTAATCAATTATCATCTTTTGAAATTAATTTTTTATTTATATCCTGCCACTATAGCACTAACGGTTGGTAAAGGTTCTTGGTGGTTAAGTCAATCTCCTCTCGTTAAAATTTTGTATGTGGGTATTTTTGCACCCTTTTTTGAGGAAGTAATTTTTAGAAGAGGATTACTTAATTGGTTTATTTTAAATGAACGGTTTAGATTAGGATTGTTTATTTCAAGTACTCTATTTGGTTTTTGGCACATTTTATTTGGGTGGGGCATACTTAAAGCAATTGACATGATGTTAATAGGTATCGTTTTTGGGTTAGTCTACAAGAAATATCAATTTAAAGGAAGTCTGTTATCACATTATTCCAATAATTTTTTATCTTTGACATTCATGTTGATATTGGTTTAA
- a CDS encoding NAD(P)/FAD-dependent oxidoreductase, producing MLEPHKLKQYDIIIAGAGPVGAHLAYLLSKKGLSVLVLEKKRAPGKSACSGLISLRLKKLIPLDNSFVEHLIYGATFHSKNTYLTVEKKKPVAYVINRVLFDRHMIMLAEKTGAKIVLGEPFESYSIKENRIVVNEKYRAEMLVGADGAASAVRRLSGLKGKLCLINGIISIFSEPSIYRTVDVFYGKSIAPGFFAWRIPRGKSIEYGLASNKNHIAYFEKFLKQHNRMLGKYYTHPIVFGQTETVGDRVILVGDAALQVKPFSGGGVIYGLMCAKIADKAITNAFKKDDFSKAFFEKNYDGLWKEKLMEPIKNGKLVREMLNSLDDEELDAFFELAAKRKDDIGSFGDMDFL from the coding sequence ATGTTGGAACCGCATAAACTCAAGCAGTATGATATAATAATCGCCGGTGCAGGCCCGGTAGGCGCGCATCTTGCATATCTTCTTTCAAAAAAAGGGCTTTCTGTTCTTGTTCTTGAGAAAAAGCGCGCGCCAGGAAAATCAGCTTGTTCAGGACTTATCAGCTTGCGACTAAAAAAACTTATTCCACTCGATAATTCGTTTGTTGAGCATCTGATCTATGGCGCGACATTCCACTCAAAAAACACATATTTGACAGTTGAAAAAAAGAAGCCGGTGGCATATGTAATAAATCGCGTTCTTTTTGACCGGCATATGATTATGCTGGCAGAAAAGACGGGCGCAAAAATTGTACTCGGCGAGCCGTTTGAATCATACTCTATTAAAGAAAATCGCATTGTTGTGAATGAAAAATATCGTGCTGAAATGCTTGTTGGAGCAGATGGCGCGGCAAGCGCGGTGCGCAGGCTTTCAGGGCTCAAAGGCAAATTATGTTTGATTAACGGCATTATTTCAATATTTAGTGAGCCATCGATTTATAGAACCGTCGATGTTTTTTACGGAAAATCGATAGCTCCAGGCTTTTTTGCTTGGAGAATTCCGCGCGGGAAATCTATAGAGTATGGACTTGCCTCTAATAAAAACCATATCGCATATTTTGAGAAATTCCTTAAGCAGCACAACCGAATGCTTGGAAAATATTACACACACCCGATAGTTTTTGGGCAAACAGAAACTGTGGGGGATCGTGTAATTTTGGTCGGCGACGCAGCGCTTCAAGTTAAGCCATTCTCCGGCGGCGGGGTGATTTATGGCTTAATGTGCGCGAAAATTGCTGATAAAGCGATAACCAATGCATTCAAAAAAGACGATTTCAGCAAAGCGTTTTTTGAAAAAAATTACGATGGACTATGGAAGGAAAAGCTTATGGAGCCCATAAAAAACGGGAAATTGGTTCGAGAGATGCTGAATTCCCTTGATGATGAAGAGCTTGACGCGTTTTTTGAGCTTGCTGCAAAGAGAAAAGATGATATAGGATCTTTTGGAGATATGGATTTTTTATAA
- a CDS encoding UDP-glucose/GDP-mannose dehydrogenase family protein gives MKLCVIGTGYAGIVNAVGFAALGNDVLCVDIDEKKVALINSGKSPIFEPELEEKLVAAFKQKKIHATTDLSAGIKDAEIIFVSVGTPSKDDGSIDLKYIESSAKSLGSAMKNRSYCVIIMKSTVVPGTTEGAFLKILEEESGKKAGKSFGLSMCPEFLREGHAVYDFFNPDRVVIGVSDKKAEALVVELHNPLKSKTLITDIKTAEMIKYASNAFLAVKVSFSNEIGNICKKLGIDVYDVMKGVGMDARISPHFLNAGAGFGGSCFPKDVKALVAKSKELGYEPKLLDSALELNKTQPLKLIELLKKHLKNLRGQKITILGLAFKPETDDIREAPSLKIIFEMIKEGADVIVYDPVAKNNVRQIFGDKIKYAETLKDALDFSKHILIVTEWNEFRDEKLYRGKIVIDGRKALNKKTGGDYEGLCW, from the coding sequence ATGAAACTCTGCGTCATAGGCACAGGATATGCCGGCATAGTCAATGCAGTTGGGTTTGCCGCGCTTGGAAACGATGTTTTATGCGTTGATATTGATGAAAAAAAAGTCGCGCTGATAAATTCCGGAAAGTCGCCGATTTTTGAGCCCGAGCTTGAGGAAAAGCTTGTCGCAGCGTTTAAACAGAAAAAAATACACGCGACAACAGACCTAAGCGCAGGTATAAAGGATGCTGAAATTATTTTTGTCTCTGTGGGCACGCCGTCAAAAGACGACGGAAGCATAGACCTTAAATACATCGAATCTTCGGCAAAAAGTCTTGGAAGCGCGATGAAAAACAGAAGCTACTGCGTAATCATCATGAAGAGCACAGTTGTTCCCGGAACAACCGAAGGCGCGTTTCTTAAAATTCTTGAGGAAGAATCCGGCAAAAAAGCAGGCAAGAGTTTTGGGCTTTCAATGTGCCCGGAATTTTTGCGCGAGGGCCACGCAGTTTATGATTTTTTCAATCCGGACCGCGTTGTAATCGGAGTATCTGATAAAAAAGCCGAAGCACTTGTTGTTGAGTTGCATAATCCGCTGAAATCAAAAACCTTGATTACTGATATCAAGACCGCGGAAATGATAAAATACGCATCAAACGCATTTCTTGCTGTGAAAGTTTCGTTTTCAAACGAAATCGGAAATATTTGCAAAAAACTCGGGATAGATGTTTATGATGTGATGAAAGGTGTTGGCATGGACGCGCGCATTTCTCCTCATTTTCTTAATGCCGGCGCAGGATTCGGGGGGTCATGCTTTCCAAAAGACGTAAAGGCGCTTGTTGCAAAATCAAAAGAGCTTGGATATGAGCCGAAACTTCTTGACAGCGCGCTTGAATTAAACAAGACTCAGCCGCTAAAACTCATCGAGCTTTTGAAAAAGCATCTGAAGAATTTGCGAGGCCAGAAAATAACAATACTCGGCCTTGCGTTTAAGCCAGAAACAGATGACATCCGCGAGGCTCCGTCATTGAAAATAATTTTTGAGATGATAAAAGAAGGTGCAGATGTGATTGTATACGATCCAGTTGCCAAAAACAACGTCCGTCAGATTTTTGGCGACAAGATAAAATATGCCGAAACTTTGAAAGACGCGCTTGATTTCTCAAAACATATTCTTATTGTTACAGAATGGAACGAATTTCGTGATGAAAAATTATATCGCGGCAAGATTGTTATTGACGGAAGAAAGGCCCTGAACAAAAAGACTGGCGGAGATTATGAAGGCCTTTGCTGGTGA
- a CDS encoding malate dehydrogenase, giving the protein MKVSIIGAGRLGSLIGFLIADRGLADEIVFVDINKAGAEGQALDINHAFLKSGKAPKISAGDYSATSGSNIVIITAGKPRTAAMTSRAELLADNAKIIKGIADEIKAHSKGAILITTTNPIDAINYVLWKETGFAREKIIGFGGLLDSSRFKAMVSEELNIPANSIVCEVLGEHGENMTPLFSRMTIDGKSTALSSEQTEKIRIQLLGTAKTVIEKKGATEYGPTSQLLRIVDAIVNNKKEVLLCSCVLQGEYGLSDVSIGAPAVIGARGIEKIEVWQIDSDELERLRRAGEKIKADVGAAMK; this is encoded by the coding sequence ATGAAAGTTTCCATAATCGGCGCAGGAAGGCTTGGCAGCTTAATCGGCTTTTTGATAGCTGACAGAGGGCTTGCGGATGAAATTGTTTTTGTCGATATAAACAAAGCCGGAGCAGAAGGGCAGGCACTTGACATAAATCACGCATTCCTAAAATCCGGCAAAGCGCCGAAAATTTCAGCAGGAGATTATTCAGCAACGTCTGGTTCTAACATAGTTATAATTACTGCAGGAAAGCCGCGCACCGCGGCAATGACCTCACGCGCCGAGCTTCTGGCAGACAATGCAAAAATCATCAAAGGAATTGCTGACGAGATAAAAGCGCATAGCAAAGGCGCGATTTTAATCACAACAACGAATCCCATAGATGCCATCAACTACGTTCTTTGGAAAGAAACCGGATTTGCGCGCGAGAAAATCATAGGTTTCGGAGGGCTTTTAGATTCATCGAGGTTTAAGGCAATGGTGTCGGAAGAGCTTAACATTCCTGCAAATTCGATAGTATGTGAAGTTTTAGGAGAGCACGGCGAGAACATGACGCCGCTTTTCAGCAGGATGACTATTGATGGAAAATCAACCGCGCTTTCAAGCGAACAGACGGAAAAAATTAGAATCCAACTTCTTGGCACAGCAAAAACAGTGATAGAAAAAAAAGGCGCTACAGAATACGGACCGACAAGCCAGCTTTTGCGCATTGTCGATGCAATTGTAAATAATAAAAAAGAGGTTCTTTTGTGCTCCTGTGTTTTGCAAGGCGAATACGGGTTGAGCGATGTTTCAATAGGCGCGCCGGCAGTAATCGGTGCGCGCGGCATAGAAAAAATTGAAGTTTGGCAGATTGATTCTGACGAACTGGAAAGATTAAGGCGCGCAGGAGAAAAAATCAAAGCGGATGTTGGCGCGGCGATGAAGTGA
- a CDS encoding HD domain-containing protein, whose product MKAFAGDFILIEKYAQVWDLALPYLEAGKKKDFVLHTKCVIKSMQMLLENEKGDADILMPAAILHDTGWSKVPAALQKSLDKAEAKKAMQMHLECGALIAEELLAKLNYGKDKIKRIAAIVFAHKFQSPQDSEKQIMIDADNLTDVFYEQFYGDCKDYKLTPEELFNIRKNNTYYTKTARKIFASELDARKKEIWN is encoded by the coding sequence ATGAAGGCCTTTGCTGGTGATTTTATTTTGATTGAGAAATACGCGCAAGTTTGGGATTTGGCGCTTCCATACCTTGAAGCTGGAAAGAAAAAAGATTTTGTTCTGCACACAAAATGCGTTATCAAATCAATGCAGATGCTGCTTGAAAATGAAAAAGGCGATGCGGATATTCTGATGCCTGCGGCAATTCTTCACGACACGGGCTGGTCAAAGGTTCCTGCAGCTCTTCAAAAAAGCCTTGACAAAGCCGAAGCAAAAAAGGCCATGCAGATGCATTTGGAATGCGGCGCGTTAATAGCCGAAGAACTTTTGGCAAAACTTAATTATGGTAAGGACAAAATAAAGCGTATTGCTGCCATTGTTTTTGCGCATAAGTTTCAAAGCCCGCAAGACTCTGAAAAGCAGATAATGATTGATGCGGATAACCTTACTGATGTTTTTTATGAACAATTTTATGGTGATTGCAAAGACTATAAATTGACGCCGGAAGAGCTTTTTAATATACGAAAGAACAATACGTACTATACAAAAACTGCGCGCAAAATATTTGCATCTGAATTGGATGCGCGAAAAAAAGAAATTTGGAATTGA